From Limisphaerales bacterium, the proteins below share one genomic window:
- a CDS encoding sulfatase-like hydrolase/transferase, producing the protein MKVRHLFLLFALVTGSLSGLAKETTKPNIIVIMADDLGYGDIGCYGAKPKNLKTPHIDRLAAGGVRFTSGYCSASTCTPTRFSFLTGKYAFRQQGTGIAPPNSPAVIQPGPETLPSLLQKAGYKTAVIGKWHLGLGGPDGPDWNGELKPGPREIGFDYNFLLPTTNDRVPQVYVENHRVKNLDPKDPLWVGRMKPSPDHPTGITHRHTLKMDWSHGHNSTIHNGISRIGFYTGGKEARFRDEDLADEWVKQSNKWIEANKDNPFFLFFSSHDLHVPRIPHERFRGTSGLSYRGDVIVQLDWCVGELVKTLDRLKLSDNTLIVFCSDNGPVGDDGYQDEALEKMGDHKPGGPFSGGKYSVLEGGTRTPFITYWPGKIKPQVSEEMVCTIDLAASFAALAGVKLPQAAVPDSFNLLGALLGKQGAKGRDHLVQQDNGRGGNYGYRAGNWKLQRHDSKRKRNVIVTNKLANQPAPRFALFDLSKDVQEKHNVAEQHPEVFARMKKELQDIIDAGRSRP; encoded by the coding sequence ATGAAAGTTCGACATCTGTTTCTCCTGTTCGCATTGGTAACCGGCAGCCTCAGCGGGTTGGCCAAGGAAACGACCAAGCCCAATATCATCGTCATTATGGCCGATGACTTGGGGTATGGGGATATCGGTTGCTACGGGGCGAAGCCGAAGAATTTGAAGACGCCTCATATCGACCGGCTCGCCGCCGGTGGGGTGCGGTTCACCAGCGGCTATTGCTCAGCCTCCACTTGCACGCCCACGCGGTTTTCGTTTCTCACGGGCAAGTATGCGTTTCGCCAGCAGGGCACGGGCATCGCGCCGCCGAACAGTCCGGCGGTGATCCAGCCGGGACCGGAGACGTTGCCGAGCCTGCTGCAAAAGGCCGGCTACAAGACCGCGGTGATCGGCAAGTGGCACCTCGGCTTGGGCGGACCTGATGGGCCGGATTGGAACGGCGAATTGAAGCCCGGCCCGCGCGAGATTGGGTTCGATTACAATTTCCTGTTGCCCACCACCAACGATCGTGTGCCGCAGGTGTATGTGGAGAATCATCGCGTGAAGAATCTCGATCCGAAAGATCCGCTTTGGGTTGGGCGCATGAAGCCGAGCCCGGATCATCCCACTGGTATTACGCATCGGCATACATTGAAGATGGACTGGAGCCACGGGCACAATTCCACCATCCACAACGGCATCAGTCGCATCGGCTTTTACACCGGCGGCAAGGAAGCGCGGTTCCGCGATGAGGATTTGGCTGACGAATGGGTGAAGCAATCGAACAAATGGATCGAGGCCAACAAGGACAACCCGTTCTTCCTGTTTTTCTCCTCACACGATCTGCATGTGCCGCGCATTCCGCACGAGCGCTTTCGCGGCACATCCGGTCTGAGCTATCGCGGCGACGTGATCGTGCAGCTCGACTGGTGCGTGGGCGAGCTGGTGAAAACCCTCGACCGCCTCAAGCTCTCCGACAACACCCTTATTGTGTTTTGCTCGGACAACGGCCCCGTGGGCGACGACGGATACCAGGACGAGGCACTCGAGAAGATGGGCGATCACAAACCCGGCGGCCCCTTTAGCGGCGGCAAATACAGCGTGCTCGAAGGCGGCACCCGCACGCCCTTCATCACCTATTGGCCGGGCAAAATCAAACCGCAGGTATCCGAGGAAATGGTCTGCACCATCGACCTCGCCGCCAGCTTTGCCGCGCTCGCCGGCGTGAAACTGCCCCAGGCCGCCGTGCCCGACAGCTTTAATCTCCTCGGCGCGCTTCTCGGCAAACAAGGCGCGAAAGGTCGCGATCATCTCGTGCAACAAGACAACGGCCGAGGCGGCAACTACGGCTACCGCGCCGGCAACTGGAAACTCCAGCGCCACGATTCCAAACGCAAACGCAACGTCATCGTCACCAACAAACTCGCCAATCAACCGGCTCCGCGATTCGCCTTGTTTGACCTCAGCAAAGACGTGCAGGAAAAACACAA
- a CDS encoding GNAT family N-acetyltransferase produces MLINPANIQITRLDEHLAHVDTVGHWITTQWPEESLREVCDMLLDDSNCPPTLIAMAEDQPVAVLAYKRHPSTESDTDELWINVLYVTPDWRKRGIGSQLVREGTSFAATHGPKPLFVFTDIPQFYERLGWQRHRFNKAKQMHVLKHSFHRSTIGNT; encoded by the coding sequence ATGCTCATCAATCCCGCCAACATTCAAATCACCCGGCTTGACGAGCATCTAGCGCATGTCGATACCGTGGGGCACTGGATCACCACCCAGTGGCCGGAGGAATCTTTGAGGGAGGTTTGCGACATGCTTTTGGATGATTCGAATTGTCCGCCCACCTTGATCGCCATGGCGGAAGACCAGCCCGTTGCGGTGCTGGCGTACAAACGCCATCCGTCCACGGAGTCTGATACCGACGAACTTTGGATCAATGTCCTGTACGTGACGCCAGATTGGCGGAAGCGCGGGATCGGAAGTCAGCTGGTCCGCGAAGGCACCTCCTTCGCCGCCACTCACGGCCCGAAGCCGTTGTTTGTCTTCACCGACATCCCTCAATTCTACGAACGCCTCGGCTGGCAACGGCACCGTTTTAACAAAGCGAAACAGATGCACGTGCTCAAGCACTCTTTCCACCGCAGCACGATCGGGAACACCTGA
- a CDS encoding sulfatase-like hydrolase/transferase, translating to MKPLLALCLTLFLHTPLAAAPPNVVLVFIDDMGWGDFSCFGNKDARTPQIDRLAKEGVRFEQFYVNSPICSPSRTAISTGQYPQRWRITSYLAHRAVNERRGMAQWLDPKAPMLARSLQQAGYATGHFGKWHMGGQRDVDEAPAITEYGFDASLTNFEGMGPKLLPLTLRPGQDPNKPGRIWADATRLGKGVRWMQRSKITEGFVDEAIPFIQKAVKAKQPFYLNLWPDDVHSPFWPPVDQWADGKRGLYHSVLQEMDRQLGRLFELIRNDPTLRDNTLVLVCSDNGPEKGAGSAGPFRGFKTHLYEGGVRSSLIAWGGPVAKQNFVNRDSVFSAVDLVPTLLDLAGAPHPQGVRYDGESLPAVLLGKSEASRKAPIYFRRPPDRDAFYGDNDLPDLAVRAGKWKFLCEFDGTEPELYNMETDRGETQSRAANHPDLVAQFTKACIMWHKSMPADNGPQLGASRK from the coding sequence ATGAAACCTCTCCTCGCTCTTTGCCTCACGCTTTTCCTTCACACCCCGCTGGCTGCGGCGCCGCCGAATGTGGTGCTGGTGTTTATCGACGACATGGGATGGGGGGACTTCTCGTGTTTTGGGAATAAGGACGCCCGGACGCCGCAGATTGATCGGCTGGCGAAAGAGGGCGTGCGGTTTGAGCAGTTTTACGTGAACTCGCCGATTTGTTCGCCGTCGCGCACGGCGATTTCCACGGGGCAATATCCGCAACGCTGGCGCATCACCTCGTACCTCGCGCATCGCGCAGTGAACGAGCGGCGCGGCATGGCGCAGTGGCTCGATCCCAAGGCACCGATGCTTGCGCGCTCGCTGCAGCAGGCCGGTTATGCCACGGGGCATTTTGGCAAATGGCACATGGGCGGCCAGCGCGATGTGGACGAGGCGCCGGCGATCACCGAGTACGGCTTCGACGCGTCGCTCACCAATTTCGAGGGCATGGGGCCCAAGCTGCTGCCGCTCACGTTACGGCCTGGACAGGATCCGAATAAGCCCGGCCGGATATGGGCCGATGCCACGCGGCTCGGCAAAGGGGTGCGCTGGATGCAGCGCTCGAAGATCACCGAAGGATTTGTCGATGAAGCGATTCCGTTTATTCAAAAAGCCGTGAAGGCCAAGCAGCCGTTTTACCTCAACCTTTGGCCGGACGATGTACACAGCCCGTTTTGGCCGCCGGTCGATCAATGGGCGGACGGCAAGCGCGGCTTGTATCATTCCGTGCTGCAGGAAATGGACCGCCAACTCGGTCGGCTCTTTGAGCTCATTCGCAACGACCCTACTTTGCGCGACAACACGCTCGTGCTCGTCTGCTCCGACAACGGGCCCGAGAAGGGCGCCGGATCGGCCGGCCCTTTTCGTGGTTTCAAGACGCACCTTTACGAAGGCGGCGTGCGCTCCTCGCTCATTGCCTGGGGTGGTCCGGTGGCGAAACAGAATTTTGTGAACCGCGACTCGGTATTTTCCGCCGTCGATCTCGTGCCCACGCTGCTGGACCTTGCCGGGGCGCCGCATCCCCAAGGCGTGCGCTACGACGGCGAATCCCTGCCGGCGGTGCTCCTTGGTAAATCAGAAGCCTCGCGCAAGGCGCCGATTTATTTCCGCCGTCCGCCTGATCGCGATGCCTTTTACGGCGACAACGATTTACCGGACCTCGCCGTGCGCGCCGGGAAATGGAAATTCCTCTGCGAATTCGACGGCACCGAACCGGAGTTGTACAACATGGAAACAGACCGCGGCGAAACTCAGAGCCGTGCTGCAAACCATCCGGATCTCGTTGCTCAATTTACGAAAGCCTGCATCATGTGGCACAAATCCATGCCGGCGGATAACGGCCCGCAACTGGGGGCCTCCCGTAAATAA
- a CDS encoding PIN domain-containing protein has protein sequence MKVIVDTDVWSEALRKEGDEPSSQVRELGELIENGSVQMVGIIRMEILCGIRDEKRFKKLKEAVAAFPDRQLDTEVFELAAVMFNQCRGKGVQGSMTDFVLCACSALWQMPIMTKDKDFKRYQRHLPIELHTPRK, from the coding sequence ATGAAAGTGATCGTGGACACGGATGTTTGGTCCGAGGCGCTGCGCAAGGAGGGTGATGAGCCGTCCTCTCAAGTGCGGGAGTTGGGTGAGTTGATTGAAAATGGCAGCGTGCAAATGGTCGGCATCATTCGCATGGAGATTTTGTGCGGCATTCGCGATGAAAAACGATTTAAGAAGTTGAAGGAAGCCGTGGCGGCGTTTCCGGATCGCCAGTTGGACACCGAGGTATTCGAATTGGCCGCCGTCATGTTCAATCAGTGCCGAGGGAAGGGCGTCCAAGGCTCAATGACCGATTTTGTTTTGTGTGCCTGTTCCGCATTATGGCAAATGCCCATCATGACCAAGGACAAGGATTTCAAGCGCTATCAGCGCCATCTCCCCATCGAACTGCATACACCGCGAAAATGA
- a CDS encoding type II toxin-antitoxin system VapB family antitoxin, producing the protein MNTNIELNSELLAKAKKISGLRTKKDVVNHALAEFVQREEQRKITGLFGTVEYDPDYDYKRERQRK; encoded by the coding sequence ATGAATACAAACATTGAGTTGAACTCTGAGTTGCTGGCCAAGGCAAAAAAAATCAGCGGGTTACGCACAAAAAAAGACGTCGTGAACCATGCTTTGGCGGAGTTTGTGCAGCGTGAGGAGCAACGAAAAATCACGGGGCTGTTTGGCACAGTTGAGTACGATCCTGATTATGACTACAAACGCGAACGGCAACGCAAATGA
- a CDS encoding sulfatase-like hydrolase/transferase has protein sequence MRRILYFLVTVCALFNLSAAPPNIVLILADDMGYGDLGCYGHPRAKTPVIDRLAKEGVRFTQHYSNGTECSPTRTALLTGRYPQRAGGLECAIGTGNVGRYDDAIRLAAQRQLGLPAAQGVLPGALKQAGYVCGVFGKWHLGYEPRFNPMEHGWDEFFGYLGGNVHYFNHRETSDLHVLFRGRLPVHSEGYMTHLITESSVDFIARHKEQPFFLFVSHECPHFPFQGPKDAAKKVTKENWMTPDADTYVAMLEDLDSEVGRVLAALKKHKLEQNTLVIFVSDNGGFAGAANMGPLRGAKSMTLEGGIRVPLIMRWPGKLPAGQTSKQVCATFDLTRSILNLAQAKVSPKQLDGLDIVQHLTARKPDMPRTLYWRGKRGDRTWTAVRDGNLKYVRKTEGKTEEWLYDVAKDLGEKTDLRAQHPKDVARLKALLAKWEKDVRAVR, from the coding sequence ATGCGGAGAATTCTCTATTTTCTCGTCACAGTCTGTGCGCTTTTCAATCTCAGCGCCGCCCCGCCCAACATCGTCCTCATCTTGGCCGATGACATGGGCTATGGGGACCTCGGATGCTATGGGCATCCGCGGGCGAAGACGCCGGTGATTGATCGGTTGGCGAAGGAGGGGGTGCGGTTCACGCAGCATTATTCGAACGGCACGGAGTGCAGCCCCACGCGCACGGCGCTGCTCACGGGACGGTATCCGCAGCGGGCCGGCGGGCTGGAGTGCGCCATCGGCACGGGCAACGTGGGCCGGTACGATGACGCCATTCGGTTGGCGGCGCAACGGCAGTTGGGTTTGCCGGCGGCGCAGGGAGTGTTGCCGGGGGCGTTGAAACAGGCGGGCTACGTCTGCGGGGTGTTTGGCAAATGGCACCTCGGCTACGAGCCGCGCTTCAATCCCATGGAGCATGGCTGGGATGAATTCTTCGGGTACCTCGGTGGCAATGTGCATTATTTTAATCACCGGGAGACGAGCGATTTGCACGTGCTCTTTCGCGGGCGGTTGCCGGTGCATTCGGAGGGGTACATGACGCATCTCATCACTGAATCATCCGTGGACTTCATCGCGCGCCACAAGGAACAGCCGTTCTTTCTGTTTGTCTCACACGAGTGCCCGCACTTTCCGTTTCAGGGCCCGAAGGATGCCGCCAAGAAGGTGACCAAGGAAAACTGGATGACGCCCGATGCGGATACGTACGTGGCAATGCTGGAGGATCTCGATTCCGAAGTGGGCCGCGTGTTGGCGGCGTTGAAAAAGCACAAGCTCGAGCAAAATACGCTGGTGATTTTCGTGTCCGACAACGGCGGCTTCGCTGGTGCGGCGAACATGGGCCCCTTGCGCGGAGCCAAGAGCATGACGCTCGAAGGCGGCATCCGCGTGCCACTCATCATGCGTTGGCCCGGCAAACTGCCTGCGGGCCAAACGAGCAAGCAAGTCTGCGCCACCTTCGATCTCACCCGATCCATTCTCAACCTCGCCCAAGCCAAGGTGTCGCCCAAACAACTCGATGGCCTCGACATCGTGCAGCATCTCACCGCCCGCAAGCCCGACATGCCCCGCACTCTCTACTGGCGCGGCAAACGCGGCGATCGCACTTGGACCGCCGTTCGCGATGGCAACCTGAAGTACGTCCGCAAAACCGAAGGGAAGACCGAGGAATGGCTGTACGACGTGGCCAAGGATCTCGGCGAGAAAACCGATCTTCGCGCCCAACACCCCAAGGATGTCGCCCGTTTGAAGGCGCTGTTGGCTAAATGGGAAAAGGACGTGCGAGCGGTGCGGTAA
- a CDS encoding CbrC family protein → MLPPFKYHPDPIATGAVKPSEAECECCGQTRGFTYAPNIYAEEEIEDICPWCVADGSAADKFDGTFSDDYPLTVAELSSEIVDEVTRKTPGFISWQQEEWQICCNDACEFHGDASREDVKGLSLEAFHAAFGDSSLSADFVGSLKENYGPGGDPAIYKWRCRHCGQYKFNADFS, encoded by the coding sequence ATGTTGCCACCTTTTAAATATCATCCGGACCCTATTGCCACAGGTGCGGTGAAACCCAGTGAAGCCGAATGTGAATGTTGTGGCCAAACTCGGGGATTCACATACGCACCCAACATTTATGCGGAAGAGGAGATTGAGGACATTTGTCCTTGGTGCGTTGCCGATGGGAGTGCCGCAGATAAATTCGACGGTACATTTAGTGATGATTACCCGTTAACAGTTGCGGAATTGTCCTCTGAAATCGTGGATGAGGTGACTCGAAAAACACCGGGATTCATTAGTTGGCAACAGGAGGAATGGCAGATTTGCTGCAACGATGCCTGTGAATTTCATGGAGATGCGTCTCGTGAAGATGTAAAAGGGCTGTCATTGGAGGCATTTCACGCGGCATTTGGGGACTCGAGTTTGAGTGCGGATTTTGTCGGCTCGCTTAAGGAGAATTATGGGCCCGGGGGTGACCCTGCAATTTACAAGTGGCGATGCCGTCATTGCGGACAATACAAATTTAACGCAGATTTTTCCTGA